The genomic segment ACCATAAAAAGCTTATAATATGAAGTTAAATAAGCAAAATATTATGTGTCTATTCAGTCACACAAAGCACTTACTGTTGatggattgacaagtgtaccaaatcgcacaagtaatataaaatggtaagaccaagtatcatatcccagaagactctcggcactaaacagttgtgtgatgactccattaattaagacttaaataaaaggaaatcattggtttaagatgcaagaacaaaaaattaaaaatgaatgcaatttgatcactagcagagtaacacaaagatgaacggatgttgtttataatgaaatgagtatgttgttggggttagatttcaccaagttccctctcatgtatgtaagaattcttctttatgcattaatgttaacgtcactcactaaatcacctaaacccgatccctcggcgaataAGCATGTCCTTAACTatcagttcatgcaattcctagcaattaaatgtgaagatcaagagcttaagacgaccaagactcataccctcatccttgagaaatattactctttggagaattcaacaagaacctgaattgtaaggaacctcccggcactcatgcaattcataaatcatgcgatgaatgagttaaacaaagcatgtaataagcacagaagaattactctaacaattaatgaaaaagcatatggaattaagaatcaattcaaatacatgagagttcacaaggttacatcattccccaacaacaaatagagtttagttccccatagacatggagaaactagatgaataatggaaaagcatgagatagcaaaaccctaaaagtagaggatggaagcttccgcctccagatccgccttcagagagtgaAAGAGTGTGCTGTTGTGCTGCTctagccagagatacaaaacctaggacgcTTGAGTCCTTTAAATATAACAGAAGCAGAACAAAAACAAAGCCTAGGCCCGAGTCGCCGGCACTCAAGTGCCTCACTTAGGACGCCCGGGCGGCGAGCGGTGAtcttccacgctcaagcctcgCAGAGGTCGCCCAAGCCTTCTACATCCGGTGCTCAAGCGcccccaaaaggggcgcccggcGGTGAGCGGCACTTCCTGCGCTTAAGCCTTCCAGAGGTCGCCCAAGCCTTATACATCCGGCGCTAAAGCGCCCCCAAAAGGagcgcccgggcggtgagcgacacttcctacgcttaagccttccagaggacgcccaagcttcatgcagttggcgctcaagcgcccaaaaAGAGGCGCCCGAGCGGCGAGCGGTGGTTTGCTAcgctcaagcctccaaaaagggcgcatttagtattaaaattacatcacaaataacggtattttcaaccgttatcacttaCATCTATCAAGATCTTATGcttattaaataactttttatactcTTGTTAAAGACATaaccaaaattatatataggGTTTGTTGAACTATGATCTAGCAAAAATAATTGGAAATTGTTCTCTCTATGCACAACATTATAGCACTCATAGGAGAGAAGGACCCAAAAACTTGGTCAAGACATGCCAAACCTTGGGCCATACAACATAGTAACAttgttcaattttattttcatcctttttTGTCTCTTTGACCAAAAATCACAACACAAATGGGCATAGCCCATATTGTTTATGTTAACTCTGAagcttaataaaaaaatttacaatccTATGGTGAAAATTTTAACAACGTAATACTTGCAAAATATAAAGAGTGAtgaaattttagttaatatatatgtattaattaaatttttattaaaaattgaggCCCAAAACTAACCCATTTATGACTCTAAAAATGATACGAGTTGATTCATGAATTGTATCACAAAACAACATAGTGTGAACTATAATGCATAACATAGACTGAAATTTAAGCCAAAGAAAAAAGAACTATGTGGTTCAAACCTCCTATGCAAATTGGAAGATGAACGACACAAATGAATGTGCTTGGAAAGAAATCTTACCACGCCACTTGGAGGTGCTCCAAAATGAATAAGGATTGAGTTGCCACTtgtacctatgtggaagggactcacccttgagggggagatgttgggtatccaagtgtgagtctaagtcccaaattggatagaaatgagaaagtaaagcagtatataaagatgaaagacccattaacccattgtcttaaggttttgggtaaagagtagtgttgatcccttatatagttggctcagatgttattggtgtttgtgtaacccacagAGAACCTCCTTCTCGATAAACCCAACATTAAGATGATACTCAcaaataagatagaaaaaatccaaatttgaaAGTGATACAAGTgcaactctcttatttataaGAATAGAAGTTGATCTCATCAAGTAGCTAATCACttcctaattaaaaattaaagatgagTATACTACAAGATATCCACTAATTAGAAGCATCATATGCAAGGTACTCCTAATGTGAAGTGTGTTAAAGAAGATACTAAAATGTGTACTCTAAACTTGATTTCTCTCAAGTGCATATGCTCCAAGCTGTTGGTTTTCTCAAGTGCCACTTCATGACAATTGCATTGAGTAAAGAACACCTTTCGCTGAGCAAGTTATCCATCATAGGGAACAAAAGAAATCTCGCTAGGCACCACCTAATTTTGTATAAAGGAATGGTGAGTGTTGATATATGATTTAAGGTCACATAAAAAAGCAcctaaaattataagaaaaaagtgtacacattttcaatttcttcgTAGTAGAGTCTTCATCATTAAGgcttcatcttcttttttccTCTTACTCCTGGTGTTGTTTCATTAGTTTAATGCAAATTTGGTAGTCATAAATCAAGTTAGTGTTAGCATAGTTGCCTATAGAAAAAGGGGTTTAATAGAGTTTTTAGAATATTCtcacaaaaaattaaactagACCATCTAGCTAATAAGAAACtagaaataatataacataGGTTTATTCTTGTTCACCCAACTCATGCGCTACATTTAGTTTTTTCTTAAGAACAAAACTTAAAAGGTTTCAACTTAAAACTAATCAAATAAATGATTGCAACAAGTGTAAAAACCACTTTTGATTATAATGAGTATAAAATCACTTCTAAATATCTCAAGTACTCAAACTACTCCTAATTGTTAGAATtctaagtgtgagtctaagtcccatattggatagaaatgagaaagttgagcattatataaaggtgaaaacTCATTAACTCATTACCTTAAGGTTTTATGTAGAGAGTGATGTTTATCCCTTATGTAGTTGGGTTTAGATCTCATTAGTTTTATATTTCCCTTTATATCTCTCTAGCATCTTAATATTTTCCTCTGAACAAAAGATCACTAtatgattaatattatttgtatttctcATAAATTCTTATAGGTTTTTTATCTTCATCTTGATATGAAAAATCTTGATTTTGACGAgcatttttctttatatatatatatatatatatatatatatatatatatatatatgaaaatatagtATAGCATCTAGATTTAGATTGATGTAAGATTGTTTAGAGATAGAGTAATAACAATAACTAATCTACATTGACATTTAACGTgctgaaaattatatattagtttagTATGATATAATtacaagtattaaaatatttaatgatgaatttgaagttttgatcaatttcAAAAGGCTTATACATAATCATGAAAACATTTTAAGGATTAATAGAAAACACTCCATTTCTTATATTAGGAGTTAATTAGTTAGTTTCTCACTCTCAAACTATCACATACtttggttttattattttagttattaatttaaataagtattCCTCCAAGTTGAGGGTGTCACATTCTATTATTCATTCTTGATTTGAAGTtgtgttaaaattaattataataggTTAACTCCTTTATTCTTGATTTGAAGTTGAGGGTGTCACACATTCTATTATTTATTCCTCAAACTTTAATAGGTTAACTCCTTTAGATATATTACTTTTGCCAAATAAAGGATGTGTTAAAATGACTTTGGAACCCAGAAATTGGTTTTGGGttcaaatgaagaaataaaagttTTCTATTCAAAATAAATCCAAGTTGTATTCAATAGGAGGTGAACATTTTGAAGCGTCAGAAAGGATCAATGATATTGTTTACATGCTGCAATTACCAAGTGATTATGAGAATGGGGAGATCAACCTTCCATATgactgatttatttttatttgatgtagGCGATGAAATTGATTTATGGATGAATGCTTCTGGAAAAGGAAAGAGTAATGAAAATCCAACGTATCAATTTAGGGAGGATCTAATTAGACATGAGAAAGTTTTGCTAAACCTAATGAAATAGGTAAAACAAGATCATGATGGATTAAAAGTTAAATCATAATGGAACACGCTTTTAcaagtaaaagtaaaagaagGCTCTAGAATTAATACAACTTAGGCTAAATAGTCGATTAAAATTCATTTcctactttctttttttatgatttttttttaattttaatcttcaCCGTAGTAACTAATGGAAGTAATGGATCAGATTTAATGTTTTCCATTGTTAAAGGGGCCTTGCtccctcctccaccaccactccACCTCTCCAACCTTCTgcaaaaagaatttaattacaaaaataattttatttatttttaactttatttatttactttaaattcAAACTCTATCTTTCTATgcatttttacttttcactcagTCTCACCTCCCAACTCTCCTTTTATCTCTTTTCAGATTCTCACCCCCCGAAACTCCACCACATCCGTttgttttaattacaaaaatattaatataataaaattatatatttcatataattaaactaataaatatttttttttataattataaaattgttaaagaatacaaaaaccatatataaaaaatatatattatacaaaaacattaaaacaaaaaactaattatatataactgcaaaatacaaaaaaaatataaatataaactaataacaataaagatcttcaaaaatacattattaaaatacatcaaaaatatactaaaaaataatacatcaaaacatataaattacattattaaaatatctccaaaattaatataaaaagataaactaataaaaataaactggaaaataaacatgtaactttaaacggatgtgagcatccgtcaacggatgtcaacatccgtttaaggcaaaacggatatcgacatccgtttcCGTTTTTTAAACGGATGTTAACATCCGCTGAgggatgctcacatccgtttaaagattataggtgtatttttttagggtttattacgCACCTTCACAACGAATCATTCAAGCACCACCACACACCGATCTTGGCACGGCTGATCAATTGCTTCCACCACCACTTGCAATCTCTCACTAAGCACACCAGCTAATGAAAGTCCACCACACTCTAAGACCACAATTCTATCACAATTAAAGAatgagaggaagaagtggaacgtgaaaaagaggaagaagagcacAATGAAACAATAAGGGGATGAACaataaagaggaagaagagttgTCACTGCATACATGTAAAGGATTGGAGTGGGTagaggttaaaaaatattaaccctaaaattttacTAAGGGTAAAATAGAAATGGGAAAATAAAGAGAGGGATAAAATAGaaatggggtggtggagggagaaaggggTGGTGGAAGGAGCAACACCCTTGGGAAAGCTTTCTTTTGCTGGTTACAATTTTGGCCCcattcctctttcttttctttatatcttttatatttcaaGACTATCCATAcatcaaatttataaacatcacgtaaaaagaaaatcattatataaaaaaatcatcattttttatatacacatttcgtttttgaattttatccttaataattatttcttaaatgattatttagatatataaaataattattttaccaattttatttcttaaatgattatttttctatttttttttttcatttgaccgtttttttaaacttaattttttttaaaactaaaactatctgtaataaaaaatacctataaaataaataaaaattatcttttatggtaaatatttaataattataattttattaatttttgttattacaGTGATCAAATGTACACAACACATGTTTTCAGAAGTGATAATAATCGACATAATTCATCATCTAACAGACTACATATAAATTGACAAACAACTATCATAAACCAACGTATTGGTTTTTCTCTTCATCCGAGGAAGATGTATAAGATCACATCCAACTCATCCAAGATATGGTGGCAGAGGAGAGACTATTACAGCATCTTTGTCCATATGcccaaaaatggaaaaattgcaATAAGCAATCGAAACAGCAGAGGTGTgtcactttttctttctctcctacTCAACCTACCACCATCTGAAGGAATCGTTGGTGATCCATCCATGGCAAAGGAAGACTTTTTCACGGGTCTTGACCTCTCCAAGTGATCCCATCCACCAAAACTCTGTGCTGCTTCTTGGCTGCCCTTATCAACTGAACCATTATCTTCAACTACCCATGATTGGTACCCATTTTTGGTTCTCTGGTTTTCAGCAGGTTCTTCCTCAAAGATTGTGCCTTTAGCACGGCGAGGTTTCCTCCTCGTCCTGTTCTTGCGTTTTGGTTTGCTCTCTGACTGTCTCCATAATTTATCAAATGCTAGTGCAAGTGCTGACTGACCAAGAGGAAGAGCTAATGCCATGAGGAAAGCTTTAGGGCCACTAGATAGCAACCATGATGCAAGGATGACCGGTAGAGTCCAACCATAGGATTTGAAAATCTGcatttaaagaaaaatggaaTGCATCGTAACACATCATGCACACAATTATTTCAATCCATATGTAGACACAAGGTGTTGTAAgcttatgtaataaaaataacaacagcaacaaccacaAAAATCTGGTAAACCATTAGGTGTTGAAAAAGGTGCTACACAGATTTCTGGAAAGTTACCAATTATGGCACTTCTCTCTCAGTATAAATTTTACCAAAAGAAATTCTGAGTGCTTAATTAGCTAAGGCTTTTGGGCagtattatacttttaaataggAAAGCAATGAtggataatatatttatagacAGAATAAATTACACATACATAAGTGATATGTAACTAGCAATTACTTTTGAAAGCTTTTCAATCCTTTAATGCAAGGATAATTAGAAAGTGTTGtggatatataattttatggtGATAGTGTTAGGATAGAGAATATAAATAGAAGGATACTGGGGTAAAGGGGAGAGATTCAGATTAGTAAGGATTTGTAGGAATAGAGCAGTAGCTCTTTTTATAAAAGGGGAAACCCTTGAGGAAGAGTGTTCTCTCTGGTTTTTTCATCTAtttcaatgaaatattttatctccCACTCTCAATTCTTGGTTCCTAACCAAAAGGAAAAGCAACACCCATTTAGTGACTTAAAGAAGAGAGAATAACAATTATGGAAATGAGAATGAGAGTAAACAAGGTACTGATTTTGAGAAAATGCCAATAAATATACTTCAGTTTTGGATTAAGATTGACTGTGCGGCCAGTGGTAAAAATGCTACAAGAATTGTCTAGAAACCAAGCATTAAAAACAATGATCTCTCCACTCTAGGATGGTTTCATGATTTAGTCCCAGCAACAATTATTAATAAGCAAGGCTTGAATCTTcccttaatttttttgtttaagtttGGAACCAAAAGcacttgagaaaaaaattaatttgaatttccGAAACATACTCTTAcaaaatgcaaaagaaataCGAAGATAAAAGTGTAAAACAAATGTTCTAAAACTTAGATGCAATATTAATTGTTGATTCATTTTATTTGGGAAATTAGCTCACTTAATTGTGGTTGTCTTAATCTGTTACCAAGCATTCTCTTATTAGCTTTTAATCCTACATTACTTAAGTAGACTCTAGTTTTTTAAATGTGCTTTATCTATGTCATAATCTAGTTTTGTCACGCATTTCTAACATTTGGCTTAGCTTAATCTTGTTAGATACCTTTTCAGTTTGTCTTAAAATTGTTAAGTTTTGTCTTGGAACTTTTGTTTTCTAAATCTCTTAACTCTCTTGGTAGAATTGTTTCTCTTTCACTTGACACCCTAGTACaagaaaatttgataataaaCTCGTTATCACTTTTAAAAAGTATTGAGAGAATTGGGGTAATCTTACCTTGTCTAAAATAAAATAGCCGAAAGACTTGTGAAGATTATATtgactaattttattttctaatccTAAGTTGTtacttgtttaatttttgtttcttttctgcAAATTGTTTTAGGAAACATGTCATGTTCTTCTCCTCTTTCTCCCATTGCCGTCAACTTCaagattgaaaatgaataattaaaaagaaaccACACATGAGATATGAAAAAAGAAGGATAAATCAAAGAATTTGGTGATGCTAGGAGGAGATTTGAAGAAGGGAAAAAGACTCTTTGAAGAGTCAAAACattaagaagaaaggagaaggatTTCATGAAGTCCTTCTCATCATGGAAGCCAAGAGGAAGAGGATCAGCGGGAGCTCCATAGATACAATTGAAGAAGACATGAATCCATGAACTTCAAAGTGTAAAAGCCCAACATCAAGATTCCAAAATCTTATGGTACCAATGATCCAGCAAAGTACATTGAATGGAGGCTAAAGTTGaacaaatttttagattttctaATTTTGATAAGGACTAAAAGGTCCAAATAGCTAGCTTATTAGAATTTGAAGACTATGTCATGACTTGGCGGCACAAATATTGATAGACATTGGGCAAAAGGATATGACCATGCGTGGTCTCTTGGGTATCAGAGTAGGTTTCTGTCCCTTAATCTACACATTCTTTAGTTCCATTTGTCTATGAtagtaattaaaaattgttcaatCCAATAACAGTATTGACCTCTACAAAAACAACAGTATGTTAAACATACATTTTTGCTTATGTTTACTAAAATTTGCTTGCTGAGGACATGTCATATCTGGAGAAAACTGTTGAGATCGTTGTTCATGGTGAGTTTGGTGCATTAATCTTTTATCATGGTTAAGCAATGTTGTTTTGTGGTCGTGTACCCTAAATTATATGCATTGAAATAAAGCCAACAGAATCTGAAAGTGATAGGTTCTTTTAATCAAGAACCTATGAATAGCACTAGAAACACAACACATAACAGGTACTCGGAATTATACAGCCTccttttattgaaaagaatCAACAAGAATGGTGTTACAACGTAACCCGAGAGCTTAACCTCTCTCCAAAGAACTACAAGAGTTCTCGCAAAACAAAAATACTCCAAAACTGTCCTCTCACCAACCAAGCCACCCCTTTTATACTGACTTTCCTAACTGCCTTGGCAGTTAGGCTGGGTAACGTTTCTCCTTCTACTATATACAATTAGTTCCCTAACAGAAAGACAAGTCCTTGTCTCTAGCAATCGAAATCCACAATAGGAACTACTACAATCCCTGTAGCTTAGCTGAGACAATCCTAATCAGGATACACTGCATCAGTCACTCAAGAGATGACCTCAACAAAAATCCATTGAAAATAATTGTCTGCCAATCTCATGTAGtagaatatttttcaaatagaaATATATGAATGTGAGGAACGGTTTCATCCTATGACACTCAACTAAAAGATATATTTCCATTACATTGGTTACAAGTGTGAAATTTTGATAGCAAGATGAGCAATATTGTTAGCATTATGCATAGAGAAAGCTATGAATATTAGAGAGAAATTGAACACAAGTTTTCCCTCTCCAGATTTCAAAGGCCTGAGATCTCTCCCAAACCAATCTCTCACTCAACAGAATGCCCTAATCTTCTCTCACTATCTCTGTATAGCCTGTCTGTCAAAAATCTGTTATATGTTTAATTAACAGTCACTAACTCTAGCTCTTGCTCCCTAGCTAACAGATTTCATATCCCAGCCCATTAGGTCAAGTTTCTAACAGAATACATTACATGAAGGATTAACAGAACCCATGGTTACAAGACATTTAGGTAAAGGGTCAAGCCAATACTCGAGGTTTGTCTgacaataaaatcaaattaaatgtattaaagtaTGTCTGCCCCAACCCATATGTATTTTTCCATATGACACACCGTTCTTGTGTCAGCTCCATGCATTAAAACAGCTCACAAGAAAATATGGGTGACATTTAAGGTCCAGAGCCAAAATGCCTCTCTTTCTTGTAGTAAGAGAAAGATATGATACTGACAGAATATGCAAATTATATCACTTTTCAAGCTAATCACAGTCATGGCAGCATGGGCAAATGATGGGAAATCATTCATTAAGACAGTAGTATCTTCTTTGACACATTTTCACACTTCAACAGTATACGAGTCCTGATTTCATCATGAATGGTAAGGAAACaagaaagaaattcaaaaatCTTTACGAGTATGTAGTAGCTGATTTAGAGCAAGGGATGTTGCTGTAGTTAAACTCTAAAGCAGGAAAAGCCTCCAAGTTAAAAATAACCTTTGCAGAAAAACTTGCATCCATCTCTTATCATATAAAGTCGTGTAAAGGGGTTCAATTTGATGACTAATTAGATGCAAGATTTTGTAATATCTACTCAACCAACTTGGAGTTTCTATCATGGATTATAGAGTTTAAATTATATGTACTAtcaatataacttttttacataaatatttgaTGAAATTCATCATCACCACATCATAAAAAATGAATACGATGATGTAATAAAATGATCAAAATCTATTGCAGGTCTTCCTATACACGATGCATACAAATCAGTTCTGgtgcataaaatttatttacctGTGCAAACATTCAACAAATCTTAAAATTGTAAGACACAAGGTaatattttactcatttatCAATACACTTCCATCTATAcccataaattataaaaagcgACCATTCTCTAAACAAAACACATAACTAAAAAAATGTCTACCTTCCTTATAAACTACTTATATCTtccatataaaaattaaaaaggcaTCATTCAAACAATCCAAAACACCAAGTCTCACACTCTCAGATTATGCTTAATCCCGTAGCAAGCTGTTACACACGTAacagagaaaaaataaagacaaatgtTAACCAGTACTTTTAGGATACCCTGAAGGAATGTTTTTGATGGAATGCATAAATGCACGTTCCGTGTAATTTTCACTGCATTCTCGTTTTATCAATGCACTTCCATCTATATCATAAATTCTAAAAGGAAATCATTCCCTAAACAAAAACATTACTAAAAAATTGTCTACTTTCCTTCTAAACTACTTACATCTtcccaaaaaaaataaaaaggcatCTTTCAAACAACCCAAAATATCAAGTCTCACACTCTCAGGGATGCTTAATTCCGTCGGAAGCTGCTACACACATAACAGTGAGACAAAAAAATAAGACATGTTAACCTGCACTTTTAGGATACCCAGAAGgaatttttttaatggaatGCATAAAAGCACGTTCCCATGTAATTTCACTGCATTCTTCAGTAATttaccataaaaataaaaaataaaaaataaaaaataaaaaaatcttattttaattcttcAACCACATTTGCATGGcccaaaaaaaaaaccaaacacGGACTTGATACGGAAACAATATAGAGAGATAGCTTCACCTGCAGAAACCAGACACCATCAATGGCTTCTTCCACAATTCCACTAGAAatgtcttcttcatcttccgGGAATTCTCTTTCCTCATCAGACCACCAGCGTCTCTTCCTCCCATAtccttgttcttgttcttcccGTTCCTTGCCTCTGGGGCCGTTGGAGGTGAAATTTCGGGGTCGAAAGGATTCGGCGTTGGAATCCCAACGTGGGAAGTTGTTGGAGGAGCAAGAGACGAGAGAAGGGCAAAAGGGTCTAGCCAGAAGAAAGGGTCGCCATGAGGAAGATAGCTGTGAAGGTGGAATAGGGTGACCCAGAAATTTGGAAGAGTACCAGTAGCATTGGTGAAGATGGGTCTCCATTCGACACCACACCTCTTCATTATCTTTCTTCGTTtatttcacaaaattataaaatgtccGAAACTTGACATAAAACAAATgtttaaatacaatatatatatatatatatatatatatatatatatatatatatatatatatatatatatatatatatatatatcaattcatctataaaattaaatattaaaagtaaattaaattttagaaaatattgtgtaaatttaatttgtgtttagatgacaactaaaattatttttagttctcatttatgaaatataaaaaaagtggaTTAGAAAAAAAGACATGgtttaatagaaatttatagaaaggatgaagaaaataatacgtttttttttgttatcttagtttgtaatactttttttagtataatactttgtttaaagaaaaatttataaaaaataatttttaggtgaaagaaataaagatataactatcgaaaacaaaaataataaattaagaattagGATACATGATAATAATTAGTTTGGGATGTATAttaacagatttttttttttgtttggatgATAGGTTATGTATTCTCATTTCTTGTTAGTATAACTACGAAAGACATAATATCTCAACTAGGTTCATACTTCATCCATGAATAATCATGATTCATAAGGATATGtatggaaaagaaagaaagaaaaaaaaaatgagagaccAAATCCAAATCCAAATCCGTATAATCATAAGAACATATATGGATGTAAATCAAACTTATTTCTAGAAAAAATCTTAACTAATATAGGTAGAAAAACTTTCAAACAAGtctttattattatcattatagcAAAAGTTATAGTTGATAGACAATGTATAACTCTTTCTATTTAATAGTGTAGTAACTCAAATGTTATGGTTTGATGACCCGTTTAATTTTTGCCATGGAACAATTGATGCAAGGCTtctaaactatttaaaataacttgATTTATCACAAACATATTATTTACACTTTCACCATCCTTTATGGTAAATAATTTGTGTGGACCAGTGAGGAtgacaatttttcaaaaatgaacatttttattCCCTTCGTAGTTAACTATTAGGGAGTCCCATATTTCCTTTGCAATATGTGCTCTTTCttgtattcatttttaattgcataaatgaGTGTGTACCTAGCTTTGTTATTTAGTTGCCTTTggttgtatttttgttttcatagtCCTTCCTTGGGGAAGTGATTTTAGTGTCTCCTCTTAAGATGATTAAGCACAACTGATAGTGTGTAGACTTAATGTATATCTCTATTCTATCTTTTCAATATGGAAAGTTTTCTTCCAAGAATGGAAGGGGTTTAGGGAAGGATGATCCTTCATAAAATAGTTGGTTCCATGCTTGCCATCTTTAGACTCAACCATTTAGATCTTAAGTTCGGATACCAATtgtgaaaaacaaaaactaacactAGAAAGGAATGTTGAATTGTGTTTTACAATTTCacactttttttcttatattgtcTAAGTAGGCATA from the Vigna angularis cultivar LongXiaoDou No.4 chromosome 3, ASM1680809v1, whole genome shotgun sequence genome contains:
- the LOC108319822 gene encoding uncharacterized protein LOC108319822 — translated: METHLHQCYWYSSKFLGHPIPPSQLSSSWRPFLLARPFCPSLVSCSSNNFPRWDSNAESFRPRNFTSNGPRGKEREEQEQGYGRKRRWWSDEEREFPEDEEDISSGIVEEAIDGVWFLQIFKSYGWTLPVILASWLLSSGPKAFLMALALPLGQSALALAFDKLWRQSESKPKRKNRTRRKPRRAKGTIFEEEPAENQRTKNGYQSWVVEDNGSVDKGSQEAAQSFGGWDHLERSRPVKKSSFAMDGSPTIPSDGGRLSRRERKSDTPLLFRLLIAIFPFLGIWTKML